A genomic region of Conger conger chromosome 6, fConCon1.1, whole genome shotgun sequence contains the following coding sequences:
- the LOC133130021 gene encoding uncharacterized protein LOC133130021 has protein sequence MKDVRPDRRYECIIIDEVDLLLLDQGIQVTYLSSPMVSMQHLNIILTMIWGHICQYGLVNTGYETFVCGPPVSFYKAIFDSMNTEGTEIDDPMDILQIAEECNIVQKGFTEEIYKSDTDAILAKLKTVSQDVQINFFHEIEDYVPYGFTVYSLDDSGSLKLKKQSLNKQIIQNLKFLVLDDGLCCPLYDSEEILIDPIAELISDQLHYTPSENITKKINIPGFLKGLVQHKLATWVQNAFLAMRLKKGQEYVVEDDHIYPVDFRSTGIVEMNKKWGDGLQQFVEIKHQIKISTMSAVTNYLSNLSFFGKYNGKIYGLTGTLGSASDMMFLNDQYPSVSACEIPTFNRRKLFEDKGILKGSTKEWKSEIKRVLLDQISANSFRNGRAALVICETINKVNDLHEELKDSIPGEVLVYARSDTNSLSVIGKKLNPGDVILATNLAGRGTNIKVTDEVNENGGLFVILSFLPDNERVELQAFGRTARKGNPGSAQLIISTQHLQDCYSTVSLLGEAKNMRDSLAVEKIQDMQNDIDEMELREDLFSEYCKTLQEIYKSTDEDEQKAIVAIMNEFWGIWLQEKSEEIDNLKRSKLQNSLRADLASAKELTQSQNSPSASIYHYVKFGNVALKDKNWKVSARLFEKATKEDASWAAIAFYNRSYCIIKMQSGDYLTQAIGDLKKAQDSLKYFSEECLAGLSFVKMSSPKSDDDKTSSLDNQFSTKCNLLSFLDKNINDAIKKLEEIKGKKREALAKKAPVFTLVSEAEEELQMETFNLYDRGLKYIFSVEEEPRFPWEALVVFLLGVAQIVGGALLTAFTFGTLANVGMGLITEGISDCITGIESMITGEFSWKSWAIDKAISIGVSLIGFGIGKLVAKGFKAAKMAVKGFGKQLKAMPKLFASQAKEGFSATMKTNMKNVVKYTAKRIVEDTAMYGIGKAEDEIIKQILEQIKKDVKKGILEEVKSNMGKEPLRSLTDSIILSQIESKQGFNELMQDDIMKKRLLAIFTQLSTTALEPYSTDLSWQNKLNSSIVKVMDALKKDAGDKMKAILTTIHVAHMGVLAADAVASVVTLADKYFTGLGKGLQGFLSKMTRKVNTGDLSDSDKKALNDFRQRIIDSVSTLLAKTLVDVFHQKFSSHLVNKIKGEINGVIRNQVKSGLKIKRTEDKLPGQAGAHASTKPGGKAGGSRSSQQSKSHAVKVKNSENTGSEVDIRVLSEVTGTKVVILTAGKDGKLAKMQEINPKTKDASQTVTLVYRPKSDQHPDGHYDVLINNKTVSVEKGDLYLAVARGMKPDSSDDDITSAATDLRTKEAEALEKNPSLWEPFLLRDEWIKELITTSSFRAEGAAESQDSVKQNKKHFQNIMKEESEKVKEQSNANDKDGTPNISNGRKQPSKKSILIAGHFNKDSKLSKLMFEVATDSSDHAKCQLPVVYAPHERHHKFPTAESPEFKKLLSQTISKDDVEVTFKLTILGAMPTFMLERKRFLNEDMSLTRLDSFEHNFPKYTKKMVNTWFKLLEGKTDLMTPDTKQTLEDWISSKGYLDPNDPARKQIITHL, from the coding sequence ATGAAGGACGTGAGACCTGATCGCAGGTATGAGTGCATCATAATCGATGAAGTGGACTTGCTGCTTCTGGACCAGGGGATACAGGTGACCTACCTGTCCAGTCCCATGGTCTCCATGCAGCACCTGAACATTATTCTGACCATGATCTGGGGACACATATGCCAGTATGGTCTGGTGAATACAGGATATGAAACATTTGTATGTGGTCCCCCTGTTTCATTCTACAAGGCTATATTTGACTCAATGAACACCGAGGGAACTGAAATCGATGACCCAATGGACATTTTGCAGATTGCGGAAGAGTGCAACATTGTTCAGAAAGGATTTACAGAGGAGATCTACAAAAGTGATACAGATGCCATTCTTGCAAAACTGAAAACTGTGAGTCAGGATGTTCAAATAAATTTCTTCCATGAAATCGAGGACTATGTCCCCTATGGATTTACAGTGTACAGTTTAGATGACAGTGGATCTCTTAAACTTAAAAAGCAAAGCCTGAACAAACAGATCATTCAAAACCTTAAGTTTCTTGTGTTAGATGATGGCTTGTGTTGTCCTCTCTATGATTCAGAAGAAATTCTCATTGACCCTATTGCAGAATTAATATCTGATCAGTTGCATTACACTCCAAGTGAAAACATTACAAAGAAAATCAACATCCCTGGATTCCTTAAAGGTCTGGTTCAGCACAAATTGGCAACATGGGTTCAGAATGCCTTTCTGGCCATGAGACTGAAGAAAGGTCAGGAATATGTTGTGGAAGATGACCATATCTATCCTGTGGATTTCAGATCAACTGGTATTGTTGAAATGAATAAGAAATGGGGTGACGGTCTGCAACAATTTGTGGAGATCAAACACCAAATCAAAATAAGCACAATGTCAGCAGTGACAAATTACCTGTCCAATCTCTCCTTTTTTGGGAAGTACAATGGGAAAATATATGGACTGACCGGGACCCTAGGGAGCGCCTCAGACATGATGTTTCTGAATGACCAATATCCAAGTGTCTCTGCCTGTGAAATTCCAACATTCAACAGGAGAAAGTTATTTGAGGATAAAGGTATTCTCAAGGGCTCTACGAAGGAATGGAAATCAGAAATAaaacgtgttcttttggatcaaatttccGCAAATTCCTTCAGAAATGGCAGAGCAGCCCTGGTGATCTGTGAAACTATCAACAAAGTCAATGATCTGCATGAAGAGCTAAAAGACAGCATCCCAGGTGAAGTCCTGGTCTATGCACGCAGTGACACAAACAGCTTGAGTGTGATAGGTAAAAAGCTGAATCCTGGTGATGTCATTCTTGCCACAAACCTTGCGGGACGTGGGACAAATATTAAAGTCACAGACGAGGTGAATGAAAATGGAGGATTATTTGTGATCCTCTCCTTTCTTCCTGATAATGAAAGAGTTGAACTCCAGGCCTTTGGTCGAACTGCACGCAAAGGTAACCCAGGATCTGCTCAGCTAATTATATCCACTCAACATCTTCAGGACTGTTATAGCACAGTGTCTTTGCTGGGGGAAGCTAAGAACATGAGGGATAGTCTGGCTGTAGAAAAGATTCAGGACATGCAGAATGACATTGATGAGATGGAATTGCGAGAGGACCTGTTTTCTGAGTATTGCAAAACCCTTCAAGAGATTTACAAGAGCACAGATGAAGATGAACAGAAGGCGATTGTTGCCATCATGAATGAGTTCTGGGGGATTTGGCTGCAAGAAAAATCAGAAGAAATTGATAATTTGAAGAGAAGTAAACTGCAGAACAGCTTGAGAGCTGATTTGGCATCTGCAAAAGAGTTAACTCAAAGTCAGAATTCCCCCTCTGCTAGTATTTATCACTACGTCAAGTTTGGGAATGTTGCACTAAAGGACAAAAACTGGAAAGTCAGTGCCAGGCTCTTTGAAAAAGCCACAAAAGAAGATGCAAGTTGGGCAGCCATAGCATTCTACAACCGTTCATACTGCATTATAAAGATGCAATCAGGAGATTATCTCACTCAAGCCATCGGTGATCTGAAGAAGGCCCAGGATTCCCTGAAGTACTTCAGTGAGGAATGCCTGGCTGGCCTGAGCTTTGTAAAAATGTCTTCTCCCAAATCTGATGATGACAAGACAAGTAGCCTTGACAACCAGTTTTCCACCAAGTGCAACCTGCTCAGTTTTcttgataaaaatataaatgatgcCATCAAGAAACTGGAAGAGATTAAAGGAAAGAAGAGGGAAGCTCTTGCGAAAAAAGCTCCGGTCTTCACCCTGGTGTCAGAAGCTGAAGAAGAGCTCCAAATGGAAACATTCAATCTCTACGATCGGGGTCTGAAATATATCTTTTCTGTGGAAGAGGAGCCTCGTTTCCCATGGGAAGCACTGGTGGTGTTCCTTCTCGGAGTTGCACAGATTGTCGGAGGGGCATTGCtcactgcatttacatttgGTACACTAGCCAATGTTGGTATGGGACTCATCACTGAAGGAATCTCAGACTGCATCACTGGCATAGAGTCAATGATAACTGGTGAATTCAGCTGGAAATCATGGGCAATAGATAAAGCCATTTCCATTGGCGTCTCTCTCATTGGGTTTGGAATTGGAAAGCTGGTTGCAAAGGGCTTCAAAGCTGCTAAGATGGCAGTTAAGGGATTTGGCAAACAGTTGAAGGCAATGCCAAAGTTATTTGCAAGCCAGGCCAAAGAGGGCTTCAGTGCTACTATGAAGACCAATATGAAGAATGTAGTAAAATATACTGCTAAAAGAATAGTAGAGGACACTGCTATGTATGGGATTGGGAAGGCAGAGGATGAAATAATCAAACAAATACTagagcaaataaaaaaagatgtgaAAAAGGGAATCCTTGAAGAAGTGAAATCCAATATGGGAAAAGAGCCCCTGCGTTCATTAACTGATTCAATCATACTCTCCCAGATCGAGAGTAAACAGGGATTTAATGAGCTCATGCAAGATGACATAATGAAGAAGAGATTATTGGCCATTTTCACACAGCTAAGCACAACTGCATTAGAGCCCTACTCCACAGACCTGAGCTGGCAGAACAAGCTAAACTCATCCATTGTCAAAGTGATGGATGCTTTAAAGAAAGATGCTGGAGATAAAATGAAAGCCATTCTGACTACTATCCATGTGGCCCATATGGGAGTACTGGCAGCAGATGCTGTCGCTTCAGTGGTCACCCTCGCAGATAAATATTTCACAGGTCTGGGTAAAGGGCTGCAAGGGTTTCTAAGTAAAATGACTAGAAAAGTGAACACAGGTGACCTATCAGATTCAGACAAGAAGGCTCTGAATGACTTCAGACAGCGTATAATCGACAGCGTCAGCACTTTACTGGCAAAAACTTTAGTGGATGTGTTTCACCAGAAGTTCTCCAGCCATCTTGTTAATAAAATTAAAGGTGAAATAAATGGCGTCATTAGAAACCAGGTAAAGTCAGGCTTAAAGATTAAGAGAACAGAGGATAAGCTCCCAGGGCAGGCCGGTGCACATGCTTCAACCAAGCCAGGAGGTAAGGCAGGTGGTTCCAGGTCCAGTcagcagtcaaagtcacatgcTGTAAAGGTCAAGAATTCAGAAAATACTGGGAGCGAGGTCGATATCAGAGTCCTGTCAGAAGTCACTGGCACTAAAGTTGTGATCTTAACAGCAGGTAAAGATGGAAAGCTTGCCAAGATGCAGGAGATCAACCCAAAAACTAAGGATGCCAGTCAAACCGTGACACTGGTCTACAGGCCGAAGAGTGACCAACACCCAGATGGACATTACGATGTGCTCATCAATAACAAGACAGTGAGTGTAGAGAAAGGTGACCTTTATCTCGCTGTGGCCCGCGGCATGAAACCAGACTCCAGTGATGATGACATTACTTCTGCAGCAACTGACCTGCGGACTAAGGAGGCTGAGGCCCTTGAGAAAAACCCAAGCCTCTGGGAGCCATTTCTCCTGCGTGATGAATGGATTAAAGAACTGATAACAACTTCCTCGTTCAGAGCAGAAGGAGCTGCAGAATCACAGGATtcagtaaaacaaaacaaaaaacattttcagaacattATGAAGGAGGAAAGTGAGAAAGTGAAAGAACAATCTAATGCAAATGACAAAGATGGAACTCCAAACATCAGCAATGGACGTAAGCAGCCTTCAAAGAAGAGTATATTGATAGCTGGACACTTTAACAAAGACAGCAAATTAAGTAAATTGATGTTTGAAGTTGCCACAGATTCATCTGATCATGCAAAATGTCAGCTTCCAGTTGTTTATGCGCCACATGAGCGACATCATAAGTTCCCAACTGCAGAATCTCCAGAGTTCAAGAAGTTATTGTCTCAAACCATCAGCAAGGATGACGTTGAGGTGACCTTCAAACTGACAATCCTTGGTGCAATGCCAACATTTATGCTGGAAAGAAAACGTTTTCTGAATGAAGACATGAGTCTGACCAGATTGGACTCTTTTGAACACAATTTTCCAAAGTACACAAAAAAAATGGTAAACACGTGGTTCAAACTCCTGGAAGGCAAAACGGATCTCATGACACCAGACACTAAGCAAACACTTGAAGACTGGATATCTAGTAAAGGATACCTTGATCCAAATGATCCTGCCAGGAAGCAAATCATCACTCACTTATAA